One part of the Patescibacteria group bacterium genome encodes these proteins:
- a CDS encoding Ig-like domain-containing protein yields MSRKNILKLFSFILIFFSILAFFQITNAQIDVGVAEIDNEIALGTDDPRAIGARIINIAMLFLSAIAVVIMLAGGFKWMTSDGDEKKVEDAKKLLRNGAIGLVIILASWGIARFVLNKLVDATGNGSQSGCVSGAPCGCSGVWDCSSGFGTCVGSNCGFANLEKCTTSGGNGCQDGSCQDGYTCDSNCFCVPPAGLGESCDADPGTAVCDKDESKCGPALTCSESDCTCQGAPMINEISPVGGYCESAPDSPCVSDTDCASGICNLSNPNGASGNLLSVYGYNFGDYDAASSKILFVNPAGETLAGTPGAPCVSNWTSEQVIISVPSGLNGSYQLKIVRSDGQSDMTNDANGPQVPDFIANNIVRPGLCSLDPAEGQKGDFYYYGVNLTGVKSYFGSYEAAVSSKGTDLVTDNKVGKSIIPDIVSGKTTFFVTKMAAAVPLKSNYLKFRKVGEETLTRFISGFTPDKGPVGQYVTIRGKGFGRIQGKSTVKFVLKGSNPMSETDANFDFPEVCADAIWSEDQIIVKVPSGLADNSSYYLDIVFAGGEERLSTKDLTPPNNSEFIFKANDPLNPGLCKMFPIKGQVGTSVALWGEYFGSGANGTTKFYSEQAVSAAITTEGQGKNKSQKMAPNVPGGAASGPVVVVNNGNSSNPFNFSVGACKTDGECGVDNICCQEGSYKKGSCVASESDCAGSTKKSVFEWRFDTNYYNLTDQYSCNGWAKAVGTCQTGKSCPNSPGQCSPFNLTTKVDKGVCCTSGVYNNVLDKCVDDTQSPCNLSIWEKDINSFRVCTKSANNEYHWVVNSAGYPAINPPQDAGTGWINLGNNKYRDNKNGTSCISCADGFECAAFNTSGSVGVCAKPVDCPGGSSCDATDNKCYESPSCQCCCRVEQAAQDCCAGLTCGGACGSDTNPAKDKNSGLGKCTGCKTPGGNQADWDAACNCSGHSGQYCEVGDPEFPEGYCADCDILSSNNGLCASHASCCIDGASGGACRGVNVSGGRVSENSTDTYYGYCSYYDCDQANPSQCGLNTPLAYGLYENTEVCGQACQDNPGSSHCAAISVENDCLMDASCCWDFSNNVCKGEERIETGADIGYCAYYTCPDCSSANKTGSYLSQDKCQTSCSPGGVGMTCSNLTASGCNAFACPQPFGCFLENGGVGGAGASDCGACCCQVGAATDVCAGINTGEPNLKLQCEADQAPCSGAGRGLCCGCSEDEHCGGSDNVACDINSCCRTRPEVKTASTTPAELAENVCRNALIKVTFNQAMDVNSFTGNVLLLEERAPGSSCPSGTFLADNSLLEQPKSKNFLARILDKVFYVGRNISRVFSRQTSLAAFTNPGNNNDKVYCSIPGLVSNEKSASDTLIFSPQKLLNPNTVYYIVVKGDQFLHSDSGVLSYWATGLNGAGLNLGGGTTIEGQDISFNKINYVNSYISVFRTMSSQGADAGICTVDHVQVSPSSYLFQTTNNDLNENDSDSTNSSFDSKRDSDKAFSAYALSKDGQYLNPLSEYDWDWIWGVDDADVVDQVAGINWGTAENKTLLRAKTGVTDDSTSVTAEVDMKSVITAGDGAIGSAPVYVFVCENPWPSVPASGIWSPWLDDSNCDAGGACNNFNYKFYYCRDSGQPGTADDLPAINEDPVTRGQNSALICSVGGEPCPTGANSGDACGSYGQCIFNVLKESYFFRAAKPKIVTIVSATDKKIGGTVELQWRSIRAVDQSTSVSTYKIYYGISGASQSNKRVLASDNCVESGLDYVCIYTITGLSDKQLYSFRITALTNKNQESELSDPAEVTPTDMRPPLVPLGFGAGG; encoded by the coding sequence GTGTCGAGAAAAAACATCTTAAAATTATTTAGTTTTATCCTGATATTTTTCAGCATTTTAGCTTTTTTCCAGATTACCAATGCTCAAATCGATGTCGGTGTGGCTGAAATTGATAATGAGATCGCTTTAGGGACCGATGATCCTCGGGCGATCGGTGCCAGAATAATAAATATCGCCATGCTTTTCTTGTCGGCGATAGCTGTGGTCATCATGTTGGCCGGAGGTTTCAAATGGATGACTAGCGATGGCGATGAAAAGAAAGTTGAAGATGCTAAAAAGCTCCTGCGGAATGGAGCGATAGGTTTAGTTATCATCTTAGCTTCTTGGGGAATAGCGAGGTTTGTTCTGAATAAATTAGTTGATGCTACTGGTAATGGCAGCCAAAGTGGTTGTGTTTCCGGCGCTCCTTGCGGCTGTTCCGGGGTTTGGGATTGCAGCAGCGGTTTTGGGACTTGCGTTGGTAGTAATTGCGGTTTCGCTAATTTAGAAAAATGCACCACCTCCGGCGGAAACGGTTGCCAAGACGGCAGTTGCCAAGACGGCTACACTTGCGATTCTAATTGTTTTTGTGTTCCCCCGGCTGGTTTAGGAGAGTCCTGCGATGCTGATCCGGGCACGGCTGTTTGCGATAAGGACGAAAGTAAGTGCGGTCCGGCTTTGACTTGCAGTGAAAGTGATTGTACCTGCCAGGGCGCTCCGATGATAAATGAAATTAGTCCGGTTGGAGGCTATTGCGAATCTGCTCCCGATAGCCCCTGTGTTAGCGATACTGATTGCGCGAGTGGAATTTGTAATTTAAGTAATCCTAATGGCGCTAGCGGCAACCTATTATCTGTCTATGGTTATAATTTTGGCGATTATGATGCTGCGAGTAGCAAGATCCTGTTTGTTAATCCTGCAGGTGAAACCTTAGCTGGGACGCCCGGCGCTCCTTGCGTCAGTAATTGGACTAGCGAACAGGTAATAATCAGTGTCCCAAGCGGTTTAAATGGATCTTATCAATTAAAAATAGTGCGGAGCGACGGCCAATCGGATATGACTAATGATGCTAATGGTCCGCAGGTGCCAGATTTTATCGCTAATAACATAGTCCGGCCTGGCTTGTGTTCCCTTGATCCAGCTGAAGGACAAAAGGGAGATTTTTATTACTACGGCGTTAACCTGACCGGAGTTAAATCATATTTTGGTTCTTATGAAGCGGCTGTTTCCAGTAAGGGGACTGACTTAGTGACAGACAACAAGGTGGGCAAATCGATTATTCCTGATATTGTCTCTGGCAAGACAACTTTTTTCGTAACTAAGATGGCTGCTGCCGTTCCTTTAAAAAGTAATTATCTTAAATTCAGAAAGGTGGGCGAAGAAACTTTGACTCGTTTTATTTCCGGCTTCACGCCCGATAAAGGGCCGGTTGGGCAATATGTGACCATCAGGGGAAAGGGTTTTGGCCGGATTCAAGGGAAGAGCACAGTTAAATTCGTCTTAAAAGGCAGTAACCCTATGAGCGAGACGGATGCCAATTTTGATTTTCCCGAAGTCTGCGCGGATGCGATTTGGAGCGAGGATCAGATTATCGTTAAGGTTCCTAGCGGTTTAGCCGACAATAGCAGCTATTATCTGGATATAGTTTTTGCTGGCGGAGAAGAAAGGCTGAGCACTAAGGATCTTACTCCGCCTAATAACAGTGAATTTATTTTTAAAGCTAACGACCCCTTAAACCCTGGTTTATGTAAAATGTTTCCGATCAAAGGACAGGTGGGCACGTCGGTAGCCTTGTGGGGCGAATATTTTGGATCGGGTGCCAATGGTACTACTAAATTTTATAGCGAACAAGCAGTCAGCGCTGCGATTACCACCGAAGGACAGGGAAAGAATAAATCCCAAAAGATGGCGCCAAACGTTCCTGGCGGAGCCGCTTCCGGTCCAGTCGTGGTGGTTAATAACGGGAATTCCAGCAATCCTTTTAACTTTTCCGTTGGCGCCTGTAAAACCGACGGAGAATGCGGGGTTGATAATATTTGTTGCCAGGAAGGGAGCTACAAGAAAGGTTCCTGTGTGGCTAGTGAGAGTGACTGTGCTGGGAGCACTAAAAAATCCGTTTTTGAATGGAGATTTGATACTAATTACTATAATCTAACAGACCAATATAGTTGTAATGGCTGGGCTAAGGCGGTCGGGACCTGCCAAACAGGCAAATCTTGCCCCAACTCTCCTGGCCAATGCTCTCCTTTTAATTTAACCACTAAAGTTGACAAAGGAGTCTGTTGCACGTCGGGCGTATATAATAATGTTTTAGATAAATGTGTCGACGATACTCAATCTCCTTGCAATTTATCTATTTGGGAAAAGGATATCAACTCTTTCCGTGTTTGCACTAAGTCGGCTAATAATGAATATCATTGGGTGGTAAATAGCGCTGGCTATCCAGCCATTAATCCGCCTCAAGATGCCGGCACAGGCTGGATTAATCTTGGTAATAATAAATATAGAGACAATAAAAATGGTACTTCTTGTATCAGTTGTGCCGATGGTTTTGAATGCGCTGCTTTTAATACTAGCGGCAGTGTTGGTGTCTGTGCCAAGCCAGTTGATTGTCCTGGCGGTTCCAGCTGTGATGCTACGGATAATAAATGCTATGAAAGTCCTAGTTGTCAATGCTGTTGTCGGGTTGAACAAGCGGCCCAGGATTGCTGTGCCGGCTTGACTTGCGGCGGCGCTTGCGGCTCTGACACTAATCCAGCTAAAGATAAAAACAGCGGTCTGGGTAAATGTACTGGCTGTAAGACGCCTGGTGGCAATCAGGCAGATTGGGATGCTGCTTGTAACTGTTCTGGACATAGCGGGCAATATTGCGAAGTCGGCGATCCAGAATTTCCTGAAGGCTATTGCGCTGATTGCGATATCCTATCTTCGAATAATGGATTGTGCGCCAGCCATGCCTCTTGCTGTATCGACGGCGCTAGTGGCGGCGCTTGCCGTGGCGTTAATGTGAGTGGCGGCCGGGTGAGTGAGAACAGTACAGATACTTATTATGGCTATTGTTCTTATTATGATTGTGACCAAGCTAATCCCAGCCAATGTGGCCTTAATACTCCTTTAGCCTATGGTTTATATGAAAATACAGAGGTTTGCGGTCAGGCTTGCCAGGATAATCCTGGGTCAAGCCATTGTGCCGCAATAAGCGTGGAAAATGATTGTTTGATGGACGCCAGCTGTTGTTGGGATTTTAGTAATAATGTCTGTAAAGGCGAGGAGAGGATAGAAACAGGTGCTGATATCGGTTATTGCGCTTATTATACTTGTCCTGATTGTTCGTCGGCTAATAAGACGGGTAGCTATTTGAGCCAGGATAAATGTCAGACTAGCTGTAGTCCGGGTGGCGTAGGCATGACTTGCTCTAATCTGACGGCCAGCGGTTGTAATGCTTTCGCTTGCCCTCAGCCTTTCGGTTGTTTCCTTGAAAATGGCGGCGTCGGCGGAGCGGGGGCTAGCGATTGCGGTGCTTGTTGCTGTCAGGTTGGCGCTGCTACTGACGTTTGCGCCGGAATCAACACCGGAGAACCAAATTTAAAACTACAATGCGAGGCTGATCAAGCCCCTTGTTCCGGAGCTGGCCGCGGCCTATGTTGCGGTTGCTCTGAAGATGAACATTGCGGCGGTTCTGACAATGTCGCTTGTGATATTAATTCCTGCTGTCGAACCAGGCCAGAGGTTAAAACTGCCTCGACCACTCCAGCTGAGCTCGCTGAAAATGTCTGCCGTAACGCCTTGATTAAAGTTACTTTCAACCAGGCGATGGATGTTAATAGTTTTACCGGTAACGTGCTTCTTTTAGAGGAGCGTGCCCCGGGGTCATCTTGTCCCTCCGGAACTTTCTTAGCTGATAACAGTTTGTTAGAACAACCTAAATCTAAAAATTTCTTAGCCCGGATCCTGGATAAGGTATTTTATGTTGGGCGAAATATTTCCCGAGTCTTTTCTAGACAGACCAGTTTAGCCGCTTTCACTAATCCAGGAAATAATAATGACAAGGTGTATTGTTCTATTCCTGGTTTAGTCAGCAATGAAAAATCTGCTAGTGATACCCTTATTTTTAGCCCCCAGAAGCTTTTAAACCCTAACACCGTATATTATATAGTTGTCAAAGGTGATCAATTCTTGCATAGCGATAGCGGCGTCCTTAGCTATTGGGCGACCGGTTTGAACGGTGCTGGTTTGAATCTGGGTGGGGGTACGACGATCGAGGGACAGGATATTTCCTTCAACAAGATAAATTACGTTAATTCATATATTTCCGTTTTCCGGACTATGTCTTCGCAGGGAGCAGACGCTGGCATCTGCACGGTTGATCACGTCCAAGTCTCTCCCTCTTCATATCTGTTCCAGACGACCAATAATGATCTGAACGAAAATGATTCTGATTCGACTAATTCTAGTTTTGATTCTAAACGAGATAGCGATAAGGCGTTTAGCGCCTATGCGTTAAGTAAAGATGGCCAATATTTGAATCCGTTATCTGAATATGATTGGGATTGGATTTGGGGCGTAGATGATGCTGATGTGGTCGACCAAGTAGCGGGGATTAATTGGGGGACTGCTGAGAATAAGACTTTGCTGCGAGCTAAGACCGGAGTGACTGATGACAGCACTTCTGTTACTGCCGAAGTAGATATGAAGTCAGTAATCACCGCCGGGGACGGCGCTATTGGTTCCGCCCCAGTTTATGTGTTTGTGTGCGAGAATCCTTGGCCATCAGTGCCAGCTTCGGGAATTTGGAGTCCTTGGTTAGATGATTCTAATTGTGATGCTGGCGGCGCTTGTAATAACTTTAATTATAAATTCTATTATTGCCGTGATTCCGGACAACCAGGTACGGCCGATGATTTACCGGCTATTAACGAAGATCCGGTGACCAGGGGACAAAATAGCGCCCTCATCTGCAGCGTTGGCGGCGAGCCTTGCCCCACGGGAGCTAATAGCGGTGATGCTTGCGGTTCTTATGGCCAGTGCATCTTTAATGTTTTGAAGGAATCATATTTCTTTAGGGCCGCTAAGCCGAAGATTGTGACGATAGTTAGCGCTACTGATAAAAAGATTGGTGGTACGGTCGAATTGCAATGGCGTTCTATCAGAGCGGTTGACCAGTCGACTAGCGTTAGTACCTATAAGATTTATTATGGTATTTCCGGAGCCTCTCAAAGTAATAAGCGGGTGTTAGCGTCTGATAATTGTGTGGAAAGCGGATTAGATTATGTCTGTATATATACTATTACCGGTCTTAGCGACAAGCAGTTATATTCTTTTAGGATAACGGCTTTAACCAATAAAAACCAAGAGAGTGAATTATCCGACCCGGCCGAAGTGACTCCGACTGATATGCGCCCACCTCTAGTGCCCTTGGGTTTCGGAGCTGGCGGCTAA
- a CDS encoding Ig-like domain-containing protein, which translates to MIIKSKISKKLRNSWFFLVILSLGVLWFSVVKAQGIDAGIEVVNNSIGLSSDDPRVMAARIIQIFLSLLGAVTVILIIYAGALWMMSDGNEDKISQAKRILKQSVIGLVIIFASWSITTFILNKLIDQSQGTSSEPAGAKRSALESGAGALGNCTLESVYPAPDQKEVPRNTAILVTFKEPINPTTVCEDANSNGNCDNEALKTDSVSILAETSTTAAAATVSITSDKKTLVIRTNEYLGSDTGYTDYSITLSGKIKKDGLDESIFKTCASDTYIWSFEVSNKLDLTPPKIIGVFPVPDNQKDTPYPAVERRSQGSVTLNSQPQAYQAASVANITPDNSTMPDDTEKHSNNYHGQDASFKVSYDADKGKGVLFKVSGGTNINLMAADFNGRSIDFPNYFGFTIDADPEAGDAWAISVNPEKIASTVTVGQTVYSFAGNSNGNNVEVGSSINDSASNLKEKINSPSQPNPDVEVSSLNGGTLSLRAREAGLAGDNIILKTNDSNIALSQMTGGLDNVQGMNVQGKPDQPRNSVIQIVFDEPINPMTISGSADELKDYLQILNITGNFVSNKRNGDNCSGDLECLSAKCENGKCVGDYLSGKFAAGSNYKTVEFISNNECGMNGCGDKIYCLPSDSQLMAFVNAAELFTCSSDGDCTKFGSYKCLPNVELDHKTCRDSNLRNYPLADLNPQNLHGLVDLANNSLDGDQDGFCDGPAGIPYVANSINQHPQHGDNYSWYFFINNQIKVNPPKISGSPSPVSGSPTDLTAAIKIPFDTLMMASTIKTGSEEKDGVTHNYLNLWSQTPQPLGYWAGIENKDENNPDGWPDRSDVYILHSNFNESVTYNAQAGSGLRDIYQNCFKPSAGGTCLADDTQSSCCFGSPTAENGLDNKGNCAQ; encoded by the coding sequence ATGATAATTAAATCAAAAATTTCTAAAAAGTTAAGAAATAGCTGGTTTTTTTTAGTTATTTTAAGCTTAGGAGTCCTGTGGTTTTCTGTGGTTAAGGCCCAGGGAATCGACGCTGGTATCGAGGTGGTAAATAATAGCATCGGGCTTTCTTCAGATGACCCCCGGGTGATGGCCGCTCGGATCATCCAGATCTTCCTTAGTCTCTTGGGCGCGGTCACCGTTATCCTGATAATTTATGCTGGCGCTCTTTGGATGATGAGTGATGGCAATGAAGATAAGATCAGCCAGGCTAAACGGATTTTAAAACAATCAGTCATCGGTCTGGTTATTATTTTTGCTTCTTGGAGCATTACTACCTTCATATTGAACAAGCTTATCGATCAAAGCCAGGGGACGAGCAGTGAGCCAGCTGGCGCTAAAAGATCAGCTTTGGAATCAGGAGCTGGGGCTTTGGGTAATTGTACTCTAGAAAGTGTGTATCCGGCGCCAGACCAAAAAGAGGTACCAAGAAATACGGCTATTTTAGTGACGTTTAAAGAGCCGATTAACCCGACGACTGTTTGTGAAGACGCAAATAGTAACGGCAATTGCGACAATGAAGCTTTGAAAACAGATAGTGTCTCGATTTTAGCTGAAACCAGTACTACGGCTGCGGCGGCCACTGTTTCTATCACTAGCGATAAGAAAACTTTGGTTATTAGGACCAACGAATATCTGGGCTCTGATACGGGCTATACTGATTATTCCATAACTTTAAGCGGAAAGATAAAGAAAGACGGTCTGGATGAATCAATTTTTAAGACCTGTGCGTCAGATACTTATATTTGGAGTTTTGAAGTCAGCAATAAATTAGATTTAACCCCGCCTAAGATCATCGGTGTTTTCCCGGTACCGGATAATCAAAAAGATACGCCTTATCCGGCGGTAGAAAGGCGTTCTCAGGGGAGCGTAACTTTAAATTCACAACCCCAAGCCTATCAGGCGGCCAGCGTAGCTAATATTACGCCCGACAATTCGACTATGCCTGATGATACAGAAAAACATTCTAATAACTATCACGGCCAGGATGCGTCATTTAAGGTTAGTTATGACGCTGATAAGGGCAAAGGAGTCCTATTTAAGGTTTCAGGCGGAACCAATATTAATTTAATGGCCGCCGATTTTAATGGGCGTTCTATCGATTTTCCTAATTATTTCGGCTTTACCATTGATGCTGATCCGGAAGCAGGTGACGCTTGGGCTATTTCCGTTAATCCAGAGAAAATAGCTAGCACCGTCACGGTCGGGCAGACTGTTTATTCTTTTGCTGGTAATTCTAACGGCAATAATGTCGAGGTTGGTAGCAGCATCAATGATTCCGCCTCGAATTTAAAGGAGAAAATTAATTCTCCGAGCCAGCCGAATCCAGATGTCGAGGTTAGTAGTCTTAATGGTGGCACCCTATCGCTTAGGGCGAGGGAGGCAGGTTTAGCCGGGGATAATATTATTCTAAAAACCAATGATTCTAATATAGCTTTATCCCAAATGACCGGGGGGCTAGATAATGTCCAAGGCATGAATGTCCAAGGCAAGCCGGACCAGCCAAGAAATTCAGTAATCCAGATAGTCTTTGATGAGCCGATTAATCCGATGACTATCTCTGGTAGTGCTGATGAATTAAAGGACTATCTCCAGATTTTAAATATTACTGGCAATTTCGTTTCTAATAAAAGAAATGGAGATAATTGTTCTGGCGATCTAGAATGCTTATCAGCTAAATGTGAGAATGGTAAATGTGTCGGTGATTACCTGTCTGGTAAATTTGCGGCGGGTAGCAATTATAAGACGGTAGAGTTTATTTCTAATAATGAATGCGGGATGAACGGTTGCGGTGATAAGATATATTGCCTTCCATCAGATAGCCAGTTAATGGCTTTTGTGAATGCCGCTGAACTTTTTACATGTTCTAGTGATGGTGACTGCACTAAGTTCGGTAGTTATAAATGTTTGCCTAATGTGGAATTGGATCACAAGACTTGTCGGGATAGTAATTTAAGAAATTATCCTTTAGCCGATTTAAACCCCCAAAATCTTCATGGCTTGGTTGACCTGGCTAATAATTCTTTAGATGGCGATCAGGATGGTTTTTGTGACGGCCCAGCGGGCATACCTTATGTTGCTAATTCGATTAATCAGCACCCTCAACATGGAGACAATTATTCATGGTATTTTTTCATAAATAACCAGATCAAAGTTAATCCGCCTAAAATTTCTGGCAGTCCTAGCCCAGTGAGTGGTTCGCCCACTGATTTAACTGCGGCTATTAAGATTCCTTTTGATACTTTGATGATGGCTAGCACGATTAAGACCGGCAGCGAAGAGAAGGACGGCGTCACCCATAATTATCTTAACCTTTGGAGCCAGACTCCCCAGCCTCTAGGGTACTGGGCGGGGATAGAAAATAAAGATGAAAATAACCCAGACGGTTGGCCGGACAGGAGTGATGTTTATATTCTCCACTCTAACTTTAATGAATCTGTGACCTATAATGCTCAAGCCGGCTCTGGTTTGCGTGACATCTATCAAAATTGTTTCAAGCCTAGTGCTGGCGGGACTTGTTTAGCGGACGATACTCAATCTTCTTGTTGTTTTGGTAGCCCCACGGCCGAGAATGGCTTGGATAATAAAGGTAATTGTGCCCAATAA
- a CDS encoding RelA/SpoT family protein, with protein sequence MTIDRIIKKFQENNPQADTDILRLAYDFAAAAHKGQLRKNNEPYINHPLHTAYLLAEIKADLPTVTAGLLHDVPEDTEYTLDDIKKNFGPEVYSLVKGITKLGKIKYRGIERYRENLRKMFLAMANDIRVIFIKFCDRLHNLRTLDSLPPEKQKRIAQETLEIYAPIAGMLGIWRLRWQMEDICFKYLYPEKYNELEQKYEVEKRTESNQFFQKVKNILEPKLEEAGLNYELEIRFKHLYSIFKKMENKDRKFDEIYDVFALRVIVPEVEDCYKVLGIIHTIWKPNPNRFKDYIAVPKPNGYRSLHTTVVGPENKATEFQIRTYEMHEENSYGLSAHWYYKARSQKDTKQQPSWVKEILDIQKEITNTQEFVKKIKLDIFRDRIFVFSPKGDAFELPEKSTPIDFAYAVHTNIGNKASSVLVNDKLGRLDQELKNGDIVEIIIEKNRQYPNRDWLKFAKTKRARDRIRQNAKKTTFENIRRFIPGMRGHKNPE encoded by the coding sequence ATGACCATTGATCGCATCATCAAAAAATTCCAAGAGAACAACCCGCAAGCCGATACGGATATTTTGCGTTTAGCTTATGATTTTGCGGCCGCAGCCCACAAGGGACAGCTCCGTAAAAACAACGAACCCTATATTAACCACCCTCTTCACACCGCCTACCTTCTGGCGGAAATCAAGGCTGATCTCCCGACTGTTACCGCCGGGCTACTCCACGACGTGCCGGAAGACACAGAATATACTTTAGATGATATAAAAAAGAACTTCGGCCCCGAAGTTTATTCATTAGTTAAAGGCATTACGAAATTAGGCAAGATCAAATACCGCGGCATTGAACGCTACCGGGAAAACTTGCGCAAGATGTTCCTGGCGATGGCTAATGACATCAGGGTGATATTTATAAAATTCTGCGATCGTTTGCATAATTTACGCACACTAGACTCTCTGCCGCCAGAAAAACAAAAGAGGATTGCCCAAGAAACCCTGGAAATATACGCTCCGATCGCCGGTATGCTCGGCATCTGGCGCTTACGCTGGCAGATGGAGGATATTTGCTTCAAATACCTTTACCCGGAAAAATACAATGAACTAGAACAGAAATATGAAGTTGAAAAAAGGACGGAAAGCAACCAATTTTTCCAAAAAGTAAAAAATATCTTGGAGCCGAAGCTAGAAGAGGCCGGCCTTAATTATGAACTAGAAATCCGCTTCAAGCATCTCTACAGCATCTTCAAGAAAATGGAAAATAAAGACCGGAAATTCGACGAAATCTATGATGTTTTCGCCTTAAGGGTAATCGTCCCGGAGGTTGAAGATTGCTATAAGGTCTTGGGAATAATCCATACCATCTGGAAGCCGAACCCCAACCGTTTCAAGGACTATATTGCCGTACCCAAGCCTAATGGCTACCGCTCTCTCCACACCACCGTCGTGGGACCGGAAAATAAAGCAACCGAATTCCAAATCCGCACCTATGAGATGCACGAAGAAAACAGCTACGGTCTCTCTGCCCACTGGTACTACAAAGCGAGAAGCCAAAAAGACACTAAACAACAACCCAGCTGGGTCAAAGAAATCCTGGACATCCAAAAAGAGATTACTAACACCCAAGAATTCGTGAAAAAAATAAAATTAGATATCTTCCGCGACCGCATCTTCGTTTTCTCGCCCAAGGGTGATGCTTTCGAGCTGCCAGAAAAATCCACCCCTATCGACTTCGCTTACGCTGTCCATACAAACATCGGCAATAAAGCTTCCAGTGTGCTAGTCAACGATAAGCTGGGACGTCTCGACCAAGAATTAAAGAATGGCGACATTGTAGAAATCATTATCGAAAAGAACCGCCAATATCCCAATCGCGATTGGTTGAAGTTTGCTAAAACCAAGAGAGCGCGTGACCGGATCCGGCAGAATGCCAAGAAAACCACCTTTGAAAATATCCGTCGCTTTATCCCAGGAATGCGCGGCCATAAAAATCCCGAATAA
- the hisS gene encoding histidine--tRNA ligase yields the protein MPRPKKNATKDNAVKKPEKKAQSSGRILGMKDTLPSDWRYFKAVSDRAYELAEYFGFNYLKTPLLESYDLYKKSSRRPIDKELYWVEGEKAEKIVLRPEITQGIIRAYLENINQFTLPLKIFSMGPIFRQEKLQSGRYRESNQLDLEIIGDNKPMAEVGLIALANNFFKELKINVQVQVNSLGGPECRKEYNTRLLNFYKERGRRSKLCNACKKNLGKNSLTLLDCKEDACAKMKEEAPQIADYLNEASRDHFKKALEHLDELGINYNFNPYLVRGLSYYNDTVFEFWPVSEDGVAQSKLALAGGGRFDTLIESFGGPATPAAGLAIGLERTVIKAKDNRDLFYVPADDIIFIGQLGEQAKIKSLLLFEDLRKAGFNVRHSFCSDSLKNQMEEATNMKAKLSLILGKKEVMDETIIMRDMDSAVQEVVPYKKIKDKLEKKINRKRGVLYG from the coding sequence ATGCCTCGACCTAAAAAAAATGCCACCAAGGATAATGCTGTTAAAAAGCCCGAAAAGAAGGCTCAATCTTCTGGTAGGATTTTGGGCATGAAAGATACCCTACCTTCTGACTGGCGCTATTTTAAGGCCGTTTCGGATCGCGCTTATGAATTGGCGGAATATTTTGGCTTTAATTATCTAAAGACTCCTCTGCTAGAAAGCTATGATTTATATAAAAAATCCAGCCGGCGTCCGATTGATAAGGAATTATATTGGGTCGAAGGAGAAAAGGCGGAAAAGATCGTCTTGCGGCCGGAAATAACCCAAGGAATTATCCGGGCCTACCTGGAAAATATCAACCAGTTTACTTTGCCTTTGAAAATCTTTTCCATGGGGCCAATTTTTCGACAGGAAAAGTTGCAATCAGGACGTTATCGTGAATCCAACCAATTGGATTTGGAGATTATCGGTGATAATAAACCGATGGCCGAGGTTGGTTTGATCGCTTTAGCTAATAATTTTTTTAAAGAATTAAAAATTAACGTCCAAGTCCAAGTTAATAGCTTGGGTGGGCCGGAATGCCGCAAGGAGTATAATACCCGTTTGCTTAATTTTTATAAGGAGCGCGGTCGCCGTTCCAAGCTTTGCAATGCTTGCAAGAAGAATCTGGGTAAGAATTCCCTAACCCTTCTGGATTGTAAGGAAGACGCTTGCGCTAAGATGAAAGAAGAGGCGCCGCAGATCGCTGATTATTTAAATGAAGCGAGTCGAGATCATTTCAAAAAAGCCTTAGAGCACTTGGATGAATTAGGTATTAACTATAATTTCAATCCTTATCTAGTGAGAGGTTTGTCATATTATAACGATACAGTATTTGAGTTTTGGCCGGTATCAGAGGATGGCGTCGCTCAGAGCAAATTAGCTTTGGCTGGCGGCGGGCGTTTTGATACTTTGATCGAATCTTTTGGCGGTCCGGCTACTCCAGCCGCTGGCTTAGCAATCGGTTTGGAGAGAACAGTGATTAAGGCTAAAGATAATCGAGATCTATTCTATGTTCCGGCTGACGATATTATTTTTATCGGACAGCTAGGCGAGCAAGCAAAAATAAAATCTTTGTTGTTATTTGAAGATTTAAGGAAGGCCGGATTTAACGTTCGTCATTCTTTCTGTTCTGATAGCTTGAAGAATCAAATGGAAGAAGCGACTAATATGAAGGCTAAATTAAGTTTGATTTTAGGGAAGAAGGAAGTGATGGATGAAACCATTATTATGCGTGATATGGATTCGGCCGTCCAAGAGGTTGTGCCTTATAAGAAAATTAAGGATAAATTAGAGAAAAAAATAAATAGAAAGAGAGGTGTTTTATATGGCTGA